The Methanosarcinales archaeon nucleotide sequence AAACGACCGCCTACACGATTGGGACCTATCCTGGATTGGATATCTCCCAGGAACTTCCGCTCAAGATATACCATTACAAGAGCTCCACCAAATACTGCTCCTATTACAAGTCCACCAAGTACACCCCTTATCCAAGGAGCAAATTGGTTGGTGGCAAAAATTAAAACAAGTGTATCCATAATTAAATCTAATACTCCCATAATATTGCACCTCCTACCTATCTACCTCACTTGTACATGAATCCATACTCGCTGCAATAGCTGCTACATCTGCCACGTATGTTCCAACCAATAATGGTGGAAGCGCTTGCGCAGTAGCAAAAGCAGGACCCCGGATCCTGAATCGATATGGTTTATCAGAACCGTCAGAAATAATATACATCCCCATCTCTCCCCTCGGATCTTCAATACGGCTATATACCTCTCCTGGTTTTGGCCTTGTGATATAAGGCATTACATCCTGCTTATAAGGACCGGAAGGTATCTTATCCAGACATTGCTCAATAATATAGATGCTCTCAAGAATCTCCAGTAGTCGTACTTTGACCCGTGAAAATACATCGCCATCATTCTGGGTAATTACTTTAAAGTCAAGGTCATCATATACGAGGTATGGCTCCATCCTCCTCAAATCATACTCAACCCCTGAAGCTCTTAAAGGTGGTCCTGCAACTCCAAGTTCTTTTGCTTGTTTGGCAGTTAATACACCTATACCCTTAGTCCTTGTGAGGTAGATTGAATCACTGGACAACATGTCATCATGGGATTTAATACGCTTTTTCAGTTCGCCAAGGGTTTTTAAGGCCATTTCTTTATAGCCTGGTGGAAGGTCGTTCGCGACCCCGCCGAACCTTGCATAATTATGGTTTAATCTCGAGCCTGTAATAGCTTCCAGCAGGGATACTACTCCTTCTCGCTCCCTCACCATATAGATGAACATGGTCAAAAAGCCTACATCAGTGGTATATTCACCTGTTCCTAATAGATGACTCTGTATTCTGCAAAGTTCATTCGTTATTACCCTGAGATATTTTGCACGTTCTGTTGGTTCTATTCCCAATAGATCTTCAACACCCCGGCAATAGACATCGTTGTTAGAATTAGAGGCAAGATAACATATCCTATCGGCCAGAGGAAGTATCTGAATATATGTACGGTCTTCAAACACCTTTTCCATACCTTTGTGGATATAACCGATCTTGAGTTCTGCTTCCTTGATGGTCTCACCCTCTATCTTCAAATCAAGCAAAAAAGGACCTGGTTGCAGTGGATGTTGTGGTCCAAGATGCAGGAGTATTTCAGATGGTTTGGGTGGAGACGTAATTTGAGTTGCTTTATGCGTCATTATTAATCACCTATGTTGGATTGGGATATCCTGCGTAGTCTTTACGCAATGGCCATTCTCCTTCCATTTCTTCTGTTAGCAATAGGACCTTTAAATAAGGACAATCATTAAATTTGATCCCATAAAGTTCGTAAGTTTCCCTTTCATACCAATTTGAATTCCAGTAGATATCAAAAAGTGAATCAATGTTCGGATCATCCCTGGGTATTGAAGCTTTTAATGTTATGACTAAAGGTCCAGAGTATGATGTGATATGATATACCACTTCCATCTTATCAGGGGGATAATCCACACCTGATATACAAGAAAGATGGTCAAAACCTTTGTTTAATAAAAATTGCATAATTTCTTTTACCTTGCTTGAATCGATTCTGGCTATCGCCCTGTTAGGGGAGGGGACATCCACATCGGAAACTGCATTCGGGAAATTGTTAGATAGTTCAATCATAATGGTTTTGTCGATTATTTCTTTCGCAGCCTGTTCGTCTCCCATATTTTACACCTCTTCATCAGCTGGATTTGGAATTACAGTCCTGTCTTGTTGTGCTACAATTTTCTTCTGGAGTTCAATGAAACCCTCAAGAAGAGCTTCAGGTCTTGGCGGGCATCCAGGAATGTAGATATCCACAGGGAATATTTCATCCATATTGATAACAGTACTATATGATTCCCACCATGGACCGCCAGATATTGCACATTCACCCATCATCAATATCCACTTAGGTTCTACCATCTGGTCCCAGACTCTTTTCAGAGCAGGTAGATATTTCTTGGTAACATAACCGCTGATCATCATTACATCAGCCTGTCTTGGAGAAGCCCGCGGGATGATACCGAACCGGTCAGTATCATAGTGTGCCACACCCACGCATATCTGCTCAATTCCGCAGCAACCCATCGGATGTGTCATAAACCATAAAGAATTCTTACGGCCCCAGTTAACCAGTTTCTGTAGTGGTGAACCTTTTATGAAATCATGTATGGCACTGGTGGTAGTTAAGGCCACATTTGGTGGAAGTTCCATCTCTATTTCACCCATTGCAAAACCCCCTTCTTCCATGCATATACATATCCCAGAAACACAACGAATAAGAACAGGAACATCTCGACCAAAGCAAGTCCTGTACTGAATGAGGGAATATTTACAGCATCATTAACATAGACTGTAACCCAAGGGTATAAGAATAAAACCTCAACATCGAACAGCACAAAAAGAATTGCTAATGCATAATATTCAACATTGAACATTATGTTTGCACTACCTGTAGGTACTGAACCACTTTCGTAGGTCGTGTACTTGGTCAGTGAATTGCTTCTTGGCGACAATTGCTTAACTATAAACATTATTGCCAAGGGTATTACTAATCCAAATACCAGAAAGATAGCTACTGGTATAAAATTATCAATAATTGGAATTATCTCCGTCATATCATCACCTAAATGTCCTTTTAAAGAATTGAGTAGAATTCTATGTATAAAAACGTTATGAAATTAT carries:
- a CDS encoding NADH-quinone oxidoreductase subunit D, which codes for MTHKATQITSPPKPSEILLHLGPQHPLQPGPFLLDLKIEGETIKEAELKIGYIHKGMEKVFEDRTYIQILPLADRICYLASNSNNDVYCRGVEDLLGIEPTERAKYLRVITNELCRIQSHLLGTGEYTTDVGFLTMFIYMVREREGVVSLLEAITGSRLNHNYARFGGVANDLPPGYKEMALKTLGELKKRIKSHDDMLSSDSIYLTRTKGIGVLTAKQAKELGVAGPPLRASGVEYDLRRMEPYLVYDDLDFKVITQNDGDVFSRVKVRLLEILESIYIIEQCLDKIPSGPYKQDVMPYITRPKPGEVYSRIEDPRGEMGMYIISDGSDKPYRFRIRGPAFATAQALPPLLVGTYVADVAAIAASMDSCTSEVDR
- a CDS encoding NADH-quinone oxidoreductase subunit C, producing the protein MIDKTIMIELSNNFPNAVSDVDVPSPNRAIARIDSSKVKEIMQFLLNKGFDHLSCISGVDYPPDKMEVVYHITSYSGPLVITLKASIPRDDPNIDSLFDIYWNSNWYERETYELYGIKFNDCPYLKVLLLTEEMEGEWPLRKDYAGYPNPT
- the nuoB gene encoding NADH-quinone oxidoreductase subunit NuoB: MEEGGFAMGEIEMELPPNVALTTTSAIHDFIKGSPLQKLVNWGRKNSLWFMTHPMGCCGIEQICVGVAHYDTDRFGIIPRASPRQADVMMISGYVTKKYLPALKRVWDQMVEPKWILMMGECAISGGPWWESYSTVINMDEIFPVDIYIPGCPPRPEALLEGFIELQKKIVAQQDRTVIPNPADEEV
- a CDS encoding NADH-quinone oxidoreductase subunit A, which codes for MTEIIPIIDNFIPVAIFLVFGLVIPLAIMFIVKQLSPRSNSLTKYTTYESGSVPTGSANIMFNVEYYALAILFVLFDVEVLFLYPWVTVYVNDAVNIPSFSTGLALVEMFLFLFVVFLGYVYAWKKGVLQWVK